One Halalkalicoccus tibetensis genomic region harbors:
- a CDS encoding DUF91 domain-containing protein: MPDADTLSVFAGDCLVHTGEGTHRGEVVVLLKPDNTVLVHDTDGYQPVAWLTRADSVARTRNGGFSITAIAGDRTLRVESRSAYGFGEYPGSRAGIPIGDCPDCERVLVRAGGAVSCLGCDARYGLPDGASVLDERCDCGLPRMSVARGERFELCLSRECESLDDAVRECFDREWDCPDCDGSLRIIRRGGLLAGCENYPDCEVGYVIPDGVVIGACECGLPRFETPRGRRCLDSTCDDR; encoded by the coding sequence ATGCCAGACGCCGATACGCTCTCCGTGTTCGCCGGCGACTGCCTCGTTCACACCGGTGAGGGGACTCACCGCGGCGAGGTGGTCGTCCTGCTCAAGCCCGACAACACCGTGCTCGTCCACGATACTGACGGCTACCAACCGGTGGCGTGGCTCACCCGCGCCGACTCCGTGGCCCGCACCCGAAACGGTGGGTTTTCCATTACGGCGATCGCAGGCGACCGAACCCTCCGCGTCGAGTCGAGGAGCGCCTATGGCTTCGGCGAGTATCCCGGATCGAGGGCCGGGATCCCGATCGGGGACTGTCCCGACTGCGAGCGCGTTCTCGTGCGTGCCGGCGGGGCCGTCTCCTGTCTCGGCTGCGACGCCCGCTACGGGCTGCCCGACGGCGCGAGCGTCCTCGACGAGCGCTGTGACTGCGGGCTGCCGAGGATGTCGGTCGCGCGCGGCGAGCGCTTCGAGCTCTGTCTCTCCCGGGAGTGCGAGTCGCTCGACGACGCCGTGCGCGAGTGCTTCGATCGCGAGTGGGACTGTCCGGACTGCGACGGATCCCTCCGGATCATCCGCCGGGGCGGGCTGCTCGCGGGCTGTGAGAACTACCCCGACTGCGAGGTCGGCTACGTGATCCCCGACGGGGTCGTGATCGGGGCCTGCGAGTGTGGATTGCCGCGCTTCGAGACCCCCAGGGGACGGCGCTGTCTCGACTCCACGTGCGACGACCGGTGA
- a CDS encoding TrkH family potassium uptake protein, translated as MWDDARTIGGDLGTLFVLLAGLMAGSSIVAVVFGEWYAIPALLLSAALTGGLGALLTRWGSDAPDTDPAHGLVTAALAWLFSGVLCSLPILFVAWTVALDPRWLATPELNRTLAVFLSPVDAVFEGTSGVTGTGLTMSLDEAQHPATIQWWRSLIQWIGGIGVVVLAAAIVLTGESGSFRQLYEEKAAVEEIGSSTRETMRAIWWVFVAVTVIAIVALWLAGMPAWHAINHGMTGISTGGFTVVDDSIAAYDSPLIEAVLLPIMALGAISFAVHYYVLKGSVRALYEDRQTRWLFVLFAVGALLVSMFLFGGPFETRGEAIRFGVFQFVSALSCTGFQTDGALGTLWSGEAMLMLVAGMTIGGASGSTAGGIKVIRLISLMKGSYYRITQAFFNDVDRTPDVASEEGEATVDQSSSEFDQAAAVGLLWILLLLVGVVGLLVVLGEPLETVLFEVASAQGNVGISAGLTGHGMPDAAKGILMLNMWIGRLEIIPVAALARVLIKGFGTDIESEGEDGND; from the coding sequence ATGTGGGACGACGCGCGGACGATCGGGGGCGACCTCGGCACGCTGTTCGTGTTGCTGGCGGGGCTGATGGCCGGATCGTCGATCGTCGCCGTCGTCTTCGGCGAGTGGTACGCGATCCCCGCCCTCCTGCTCTCGGCGGCGCTCACCGGTGGGCTCGGCGCCCTGCTGACCCGCTGGGGGAGCGACGCGCCCGACACCGATCCCGCCCACGGGCTCGTCACCGCGGCGCTGGCGTGGCTGTTCAGCGGCGTCCTCTGTAGCCTGCCGATCCTCTTCGTCGCCTGGACGGTCGCGCTCGACCCGCGCTGGCTCGCCACCCCCGAACTGAATCGGACCCTCGCCGTCTTCCTCTCGCCGGTCGACGCGGTCTTCGAGGGGACCAGCGGCGTCACCGGGACGGGCCTGACGATGAGTCTCGACGAGGCCCAACACCCCGCGACGATCCAGTGGTGGCGCTCGCTGATCCAGTGGATCGGCGGGATCGGCGTCGTCGTGCTCGCGGCGGCGATCGTCCTCACCGGCGAGAGCGGCTCCTTTCGCCAGCTCTACGAGGAGAAGGCCGCCGTCGAGGAGATCGGATCGAGCACGCGCGAGACCATGCGCGCGATCTGGTGGGTGTTCGTCGCCGTCACCGTGATCGCGATCGTCGCGCTCTGGCTCGCGGGGATGCCCGCCTGGCACGCGATCAACCACGGGATGACCGGGATCTCGACCGGCGGGTTCACCGTCGTCGACGACAGCATCGCCGCCTACGACAGCCCGCTGATCGAGGCCGTCCTGCTGCCGATCATGGCGCTAGGGGCGATCTCGTTTGCCGTCCACTACTACGTCCTCAAGGGGTCGGTCCGCGCGCTCTACGAGGACCGCCAGACGCGCTGGCTGTTCGTGCTGTTCGCCGTCGGCGCGCTGCTGGTCTCGATGTTCCTGTTCGGCGGCCCCTTCGAGACCCGCGGCGAGGCGATCCGCTTCGGCGTCTTCCAGTTCGTCTCGGCACTCAGCTGTACCGGCTTCCAGACCGACGGCGCGCTGGGGACGCTCTGGTCGGGCGAGGCCATGCTGATGCTGGTCGCCGGGATGACGATCGGGGGCGCCTCGGGCTCGACCGCCGGCGGGATCAAGGTCATCCGGCTGATCTCGCTGATGAAGGGATCCTACTACCGGATCACCCAGGCGTTCTTCAACGACGTCGACCGGACGCCCGACGTCGCAAGCGAGGAGGGCGAGGCCACCGTCGACCAGTCCTCCTCGGAGTTCGATCAGGCCGCCGCGGTCGGGCTGCTGTGGATCCTCCTCCTGCTGGTCGGCGTCGTCGGCCTGCTGGTCGTCCTCGGCGAGCCACTGGAGACCGTCCTCTTCGAGGTCGCGAGCGCCCAGGGCAACGTCGGGATCTCGGCCGGGCTCACGGGCCACGGGATGCCCGACGCCGCGAAGGGGATCCTCATGCTCAACATGTGGATCGGCCGCCTCGAGATCATTCCGGTCGCCGCGCTGGCGCGGGTGCTGATCAAGGGGTTCGGGACCGACATCGAGAGCGAGGGCGAGGACGGCAACGACTAG
- a CDS encoding DEAD/DEAH box helicase produces MQVAEALPEFAEAFPFESFNAMQREALPALIEGDENVVASAPTASGKTALAELAICRALKDGGTALFIAPMRALTNEKEGEWERFEELGYSVYVVTGERDLNPRRARRADILVMTPEKADSATRKHDSRRYDFVTDVDCCVIDEVHLLDSDRRGSVLEVTISRLRRLCEPRIVALSATMPNIGDVADWLDAGPETTFAFGDDYRPVDLHADVKTYSHGENSFADKYRRLYRALDLAEPHVREDGQALVFVASRQDTVQAAKKARDELVERDVPMGARGDYDFHTETQRLENNTLRQSALDGVGFHHAGLSKNDRDLIEEWFKEGKIQLLFSTSTLAWGVNLPARCVVIRDTKYHDPLEGEVDMSPLDVLQMLGRAGRPGYDDVGYGWVICDRSEADRYRRLLREGKEIESRLAEDIDAHLNAEVAMGTIESLEDVMEWLETTFYYVRARSQPAEYGFETLRERVRETLDSLVERGFLTVDEDLSVDTTPLGVLASKYYLRLGTAARFHDLAIRESIEEDAVLETIARASEFDSVSARQSERDAIDAALSGRGGDLDAGERKVLAILRGAMTGTTPSELSGDAWVIRQNTLRLLAAFHAFCERFADPRSANLVSRIEGRVEYGVSDDAVGLTAVSGIGPGRASKLAGEGLTSPGDVREAGVEGLVEAGLTESVAERVLENAGSLPALRFDWGAFPESIGQGKNEMCEVEVESIAGGANAAVRVTVNDVEMTETETFLGSTTVPVGVFGGNAEELTYTIEVVFPDLPLRPVAESRSVRVT; encoded by the coding sequence ATGCAGGTCGCCGAGGCGCTCCCCGAGTTCGCGGAGGCCTTCCCCTTCGAGTCGTTCAACGCGATGCAGCGCGAGGCGCTGCCGGCGCTGATCGAGGGCGACGAGAACGTCGTCGCCAGCGCACCCACCGCCAGCGGCAAGACCGCGCTCGCCGAGCTGGCGATCTGTCGCGCGCTCAAGGACGGCGGCACCGCGCTCTTCATCGCGCCGATGCGCGCGCTGACCAACGAGAAGGAGGGCGAGTGGGAACGCTTCGAGGAGCTGGGCTACTCGGTCTACGTCGTCACCGGCGAGCGCGACCTCAACCCGCGCAGGGCGCGCCGCGCGGACATCCTCGTGATGACTCCCGAGAAGGCCGACTCGGCGACCCGAAAACACGACTCCCGCAGATACGACTTCGTCACCGACGTCGACTGCTGCGTGATCGACGAGGTCCACCTGCTCGACTCCGATCGGCGGGGTTCGGTGCTGGAGGTAACGATCTCGCGGCTCCGACGGCTCTGCGAGCCACGGATCGTCGCGCTCTCCGCGACCATGCCGAACATCGGGGACGTCGCCGACTGGCTCGACGCCGGCCCCGAGACGACCTTCGCCTTCGGCGACGACTACCGCCCGGTCGACCTCCACGCCGACGTGAAGACCTACTCGCACGGCGAGAACTCCTTCGCGGACAAGTACCGCCGGCTCTACCGGGCGCTCGATCTGGCCGAGCCCCACGTCCGTGAGGACGGCCAGGCGCTCGTCTTCGTCGCCTCCCGCCAGGACACCGTGCAGGCCGCGAAGAAGGCCCGCGACGAGCTCGTCGAGCGCGACGTCCCGATGGGCGCGCGCGGCGACTACGACTTCCACACCGAAACCCAACGGTTGGAGAACAACACGCTGCGCCAGTCCGCGCTCGACGGCGTGGGCTTCCACCACGCCGGCCTCTCGAAGAACGACCGGGACCTGATCGAGGAGTGGTTCAAGGAGGGCAAGATACAGCTGCTGTTCTCGACCTCGACCCTCGCCTGGGGCGTGAACCTGCCCGCGCGCTGCGTCGTCATCCGCGATACGAAGTACCACGACCCGCTCGAGGGCGAGGTCGACATGAGCCCGCTCGACGTCCTGCAGATGCTCGGGCGGGCGGGCCGGCCGGGCTACGACGACGTGGGCTACGGCTGGGTGATCTGCGATCGCTCGGAGGCCGACCGCTATCGCCGCCTCCTGCGGGAGGGAAAGGAGATCGAGTCCCGGCTGGCGGAGGACATCGACGCCCACCTGAACGCCGAGGTGGCGATGGGCACCATCGAGAGCCTCGAGGACGTGATGGAGTGGCTCGAGACGACGTTCTACTACGTGCGCGCACGGAGCCAGCCCGCCGAGTACGGGTTCGAGACGCTCCGCGAGCGCGTGCGCGAGACCCTCGACTCGCTGGTCGAGCGGGGGTTCCTCACGGTGGACGAGGACCTGTCGGTCGACACCACCCCGCTCGGCGTGCTCGCCTCGAAGTACTACCTCCGCCTGGGGACGGCCGCCCGCTTTCACGACCTGGCGATCCGCGAGTCCATCGAGGAGGACGCGGTCCTCGAGACGATCGCGCGCGCGAGCGAGTTCGACAGCGTCAGCGCTCGCCAGTCCGAGCGCGACGCGATCGACGCGGCGCTCTCGGGGCGTGGGGGCGACCTCGACGCGGGCGAGCGGAAGGTGCTCGCGATCCTCCGGGGGGCGATGACCGGCACGACGCCCTCGGAGCTCTCGGGCGACGCGTGGGTGATCCGCCAGAACACGCTCCGGCTGCTGGCGGCGTTCCACGCCTTCTGCGAGCGCTTCGCCGACCCCCGGAGCGCGAACCTCGTGAGCCGGATCGAGGGGCGCGTCGAGTACGGCGTTAGCGACGACGCGGTCGGGCTGACGGCGGTCTCGGGGATCGGGCCCGGCCGCGCGAGCAAGCTCGCGGGCGAGGGGCTCACCTCGCCGGGCGACGTGCGCGAGGCCGGCGTCGAGGGGCTGGTCGAGGCCGGGCTGACCGAGAGCGTCGCCGAGCGAGTGCTGGAGAACGCCGGCTCGCTGCCCGCCCTCCGCTTCGATTGGGGCGCGTTCCCCGAATCCATCGGTCAGGGGAAAAACGAGATGTGCGAGGTCGAGGTCGAGTCGATCGCGGGCGGGGCCAACGCCGCGGTTCGCGTGACGGTCAATGACGTGGAGATGACCGAGACCGAGACGTTCCTCGGCTCGACGACGGTTCCCGTGGGTGTCTTTGGCGGGAACGCCGAGGAGCTCACCTACACGATCGAGGTGGTCTTCCCCGACCTGCCGCTTCGGCCCGTGGCCGAGAGCCGATCAGTCCGCGTCACATAG
- a CDS encoding HAD family phosphatase has translation MDCVLFDMDGVIVDSEDYWVDREREELLPAVVEEDVPVSEITGMNYKEIYEYLDSNYTTLVDRPEYIDRFEEIAREIYTEHAELMPGFRDLLADLHEHGVRTAIVSSSPPDWIETVTDRFDLERFDEIVSAEHIDGPGKPEPAIYEHAAREMGVEPGDCIVVEDSEHGVESAAAAGAYTLAYETATNDDHDHSAADESVSGPDELRERLLALCDAD, from the coding sequence ATGGACTGTGTGCTGTTCGACATGGACGGCGTGATCGTCGACTCGGAGGACTACTGGGTCGATCGCGAGCGCGAGGAGCTACTGCCGGCGGTCGTCGAGGAGGACGTCCCCGTGAGCGAGATCACCGGCATGAACTATAAGGAGATCTACGAGTACCTCGATTCGAACTACACGACCCTCGTCGATCGTCCGGAGTACATCGACCGGTTCGAGGAGATCGCCCGCGAGATCTACACCGAGCACGCCGAACTCATGCCCGGGTTTCGCGACCTGCTCGCCGACCTCCACGAGCACGGCGTCCGAACGGCGATCGTCTCCTCGTCGCCACCCGACTGGATTGAAACCGTCACCGACCGGTTCGACCTGGAGAGGTTCGACGAGATCGTCAGCGCCGAGCACATCGACGGGCCCGGCAAGCCCGAGCCGGCGATCTACGAGCACGCCGCCCGGGAGATGGGCGTCGAGCCCGGCGACTGTATCGTCGTCGAGGACTCCGAACATGGCGTCGAGTCCGCCGCGGCGGCGGGCGCGTACACCCTCGCCTACGAGACCGCCACGAACGACGACCACGACCACTCCGCGGCCGACGAAAGCGTCTCGGGGCCCGATGAACTCCGCGAGCGACTGCTCGCCCTATGTGACGCGGACTGA
- a CDS encoding non-histone chromosomal MC1 family protein, translating into MVREDGKRNFALREDDGDESSVFSGNTPRQAALKAARRLDPAPSEDEADRTPIELREKGTDKVHLYEGWAWKQTAPDDSPDWMPSEITEANVSKEGIEHIDE; encoded by the coding sequence ATGGTCCGCGAAGACGGTAAACGAAACTTCGCCTTGCGCGAAGACGACGGCGACGAATCGAGCGTGTTCTCGGGTAACACCCCCCGACAGGCCGCACTGAAGGCGGCCCGTCGCCTCGACCCCGCCCCGAGCGAGGACGAGGCGGATCGAACACCGATCGAACTCCGCGAGAAGGGGACGGACAAGGTCCATCTCTACGAGGGATGGGCGTGGAAGCAGACCGCCCCCGACGACAGCCCCGACTGGATGCCCTCTGAGATCACCGAGGCGAACGTCTCGAAGGAGGGGATCGAGCACATCGACGAGTAG
- a CDS encoding quinone-dependent dihydroorotate dehydrogenase, whose protein sequence is MSLYSVLRPALFRLPAETAHTAVTDLLKLAQRTPASSLLEGRYRVDDPRLEVDRLGRHFPNPVGVAAGFDKNGEFPLALAALGFGHLEIGGVTADPQSGNPRPRMFRLPEDDAIVNRMGFNNDGADRVGARLERAALPDVPVGVNLGKSKATPAERAPEDYRYTYRRLAEHGDFFVVNVSSPNTPGLRELQGEDHLRGILTALRDAGADPLLVKLSPDLTDGAIEDAIGVVEELDLDGIIATNTSTDRPESLRGEHRQEAGGLSGKPIEPRATDVVRFIAERTDVPIVGVGGVFTAEDAYRKIRAGASLVQLYTGLVYRGPSIAREINEGLLALLERDGFDSVEAAIGADLE, encoded by the coding sequence ATGTCCTTATACTCCGTTCTCCGGCCGGCGCTGTTCCGGCTGCCGGCCGAGACCGCACACACTGCGGTCACCGATCTCCTGAAGCTCGCCCAGCGAACGCCGGCGAGCTCGCTTCTCGAAGGTCGCTATCGGGTGGACGACCCCCGACTCGAGGTCGATCGCCTCGGGCGGCACTTTCCCAACCCCGTTGGGGTCGCGGCCGGCTTCGACAAGAACGGCGAGTTCCCGCTCGCGCTCGCGGCGCTCGGCTTTGGCCACCTCGAGATCGGCGGCGTCACCGCCGACCCCCAATCGGGGAACCCCAGACCCAGGATGTTCCGCCTCCCGGAGGACGACGCCATCGTCAACCGGATGGGCTTCAACAACGACGGGGCCGACCGCGTCGGGGCGCGCCTCGAGCGCGCCGCGCTCCCCGACGTCCCCGTCGGCGTGAACCTCGGCAAGTCAAAGGCGACCCCTGCCGAGCGGGCACCCGAGGACTACCGCTACACCTACCGCCGGCTCGCCGAGCACGGCGACTTCTTCGTCGTCAACGTCTCGAGCCCGAACACTCCCGGACTGCGCGAGCTCCAAGGGGAGGACCACCTCCGGGGGATCCTCACGGCGCTCCGGGACGCCGGCGCGGATCCCCTGCTGGTCAAGCTCTCGCCCGACCTCACCGACGGGGCGATCGAGGACGCCATCGGCGTCGTCGAGGAGCTCGACCTCGACGGGATCATCGCGACCAACACCTCGACCGATCGACCCGAGAGCCTCCGGGGAGAACACCGCCAGGAGGCGGGTGGCCTCTCGGGTAAGCCGATCGAACCGCGGGCGACCGACGTGGTCCGGTTCATCGCCGAGCGGACCGACGTCCCGATCGTCGGCGTCGGCGGCGTCTTCACCGCCGAGGACGCCTACCGGAAGATCCGCGCGGGCGCGAGCCTCGTCCAGCTCTACACGGGCCTGGTCTATCGGGGCCCCTCGATCGCCCGCGAGATCAACGAGGGGCTGCTCGCGCTGCTCGAGCGCGACGGGTTCGACTCGGTAGAAGCGGCGATCGGCGCGGACCTCGAATAG
- the lipA gene encoding lipoyl synthase, with protein MSLSRKPNWLKTRPPSGREFAGIRRTLREHDLHTVCEEANCPNLGECWSGGASGDGGTATFMLMGDRCSRGCNFCDVETGGMEPLDEDEPANVASAIAEIGLDYVVLTSVDRDDLPDQGAGHFAETIREIKARHPGILVEVLIPDFQGEPELVRKIVDAEPDVIAHNIETVERLQFPVRDRRAGYERSLSVLEQVSAESGIHTKTSLMLGVGEHGHEIYQTLSDLREAAVDVVTLGQYLQPSRSHLDVERYVHPHEFETWRRVAEEELGFLYSASGPMVRSSYKAGELFVEAVLREGESVEAARRTARAGR; from the coding sequence ATGAGCCTTTCGCGCAAGCCCAACTGGCTGAAGACGCGGCCGCCGTCGGGCCGGGAGTTCGCCGGGATCAGACGCACCCTGCGCGAGCACGACCTCCACACGGTCTGTGAGGAGGCCAACTGCCCGAACCTCGGGGAGTGCTGGAGCGGCGGGGCCTCCGGCGACGGGGGGACCGCGACGTTCATGCTGATGGGCGATCGCTGCTCGCGGGGCTGTAACTTCTGTGACGTCGAGACGGGCGGGATGGAGCCGCTGGACGAGGACGAACCCGCGAACGTCGCGAGCGCCATCGCCGAGATCGGCCTCGACTACGTCGTGCTCACCAGCGTGGATCGCGACGACCTGCCCGACCAGGGGGCGGGCCACTTCGCCGAGACGATCCGCGAGATCAAGGCGCGCCATCCGGGCATCCTCGTCGAGGTGCTGATCCCCGACTTCCAGGGCGAGCCCGAACTGGTACGGAAGATCGTCGACGCCGAGCCCGACGTGATCGCCCACAACATCGAGACCGTCGAGCGGCTGCAGTTCCCCGTGCGCGACCGGCGGGCGGGCTACGAACGGAGCCTCTCCGTGCTGGAGCAGGTGAGCGCCGAATCGGGGATCCACACGAAGACGAGCCTGATGCTCGGCGTCGGCGAGCACGGCCATGAGATCTACCAGACCCTCTCGGACCTCCGGGAGGCGGCGGTCGACGTCGTGACGCTGGGGCAGTACCTCCAGCCCTCGCGCTCGCACCTCGACGTCGAGCGCTACGTCCACCCCCACGAGTTCGAGACCTGGCGGCGGGTCGCCGAGGAGGAGCTGGGCTTTCTCTACTCCGCGTCGGGGCCGATGGTCCGCTCGTCGTACAAGGCGGGCGAGCTGTTCGTCGAGGCCGTTCTCCGGGAGGGCGAGTCCGTCGAGGCCGCCCGACGGACGGCCCGCGCCGGCCGGTAG
- the endA gene encoding tRNA-intron lyase produces MNEPRGRLEDGVVRVAGDARQRYYDSRGYGRPVEGNEIALAPVEAAHLLSRGDLRVGDLDFPAFVRRMADPTFLVRFLVYADLRERGFYLSPAREGWVPDPSEGAHFVVYERGSGPWDDDRLYELRVAGERESLPVADLEGSIAVVDEESEVTYFEVGRPAVEGTSTGFSGSTEADLLADRAVAWDPPEALFSEGFYGQPLAGRESGADGPIQLSLVEAAYLADRGSLSIDDGVLDRGRAVEGERFDRRLAVYAALRERGVVPKTGFKFGADFRVYADVDSVDELGHSESLVRVLRPDHVSSPRELALDVRLAHGVRKRMVFALTDANDGTEPAWISVGRLTP; encoded by the coding sequence ATGAACGAACCGCGGGGCCGACTCGAGGACGGGGTGGTCCGCGTCGCGGGCGACGCCCGCCAGCGCTACTACGACTCGCGGGGCTACGGCCGCCCGGTCGAGGGCAACGAGATCGCGCTGGCGCCCGTCGAGGCGGCCCATCTGCTCTCCCGGGGCGACCTCCGGGTGGGGGACCTCGACTTCCCGGCGTTCGTCCGGCGGATGGCGGACCCGACCTTCCTCGTCCGCTTTCTCGTCTACGCCGACCTCCGCGAACGGGGCTTCTACCTCTCGCCCGCACGCGAGGGCTGGGTTCCCGACCCGTCGGAGGGTGCCCACTTCGTCGTCTACGAGCGGGGTTCGGGCCCGTGGGACGACGATCGGCTCTACGAGCTCCGGGTCGCCGGCGAGCGCGAGTCGCTCCCCGTCGCCGACCTCGAGGGGTCGATCGCCGTCGTCGACGAGGAGAGCGAGGTGACCTACTTCGAGGTCGGGCGGCCCGCCGTGGAGGGTACCTCGACGGGGTTTTCCGGGTCGACCGAGGCGGACCTGCTCGCCGATCGGGCAGTCGCCTGGGACCCGCCCGAGGCGCTGTTCTCCGAGGGGTTCTACGGTCAGCCGCTGGCCGGCCGCGAGAGCGGGGCCGACGGCCCGATCCAGCTCTCGCTGGTCGAGGCCGCCTATCTCGCGGATCGGGGCTCGCTTTCGATCGACGACGGGGTTCTCGACCGCGGCCGGGCCGTCGAGGGTGAGCGGTTCGACCGCCGGCTCGCGGTCTACGCTGCGCTGCGCGAGCGGGGGGTCGTCCCGAAGACCGGCTTCAAGTTCGGGGCTGACTTCCGGGTCTACGCCGACGTCGACTCGGTCGACGAGCTGGGCCACTCCGAGTCCCTCGTCCGGGTGCTGCGCCCCGATCACGTCAGCTCGCCCCGGGAGCTCGCGCTCGACGTCCGGCTGGCCCACGGGGTGCGCAAACGAATGGTTTTTGCGCTGACGGACGCGAACGACGGTACGGAGCCGGCCTGGATCTCGGTCGGCAGACTCACACCATGA
- a CDS encoding tryptophan--tRNA ligase, with translation MSEEPPHEAEDVQPDGGAATDDVALDPWGSSAVDDYRNLFEQFGIEEFDGIFPDVADPHYLMRRGVIFGHRDYGPVARAMREGEPFAALSGFMPTGDPHIGHKLVFDELIWHQEQGGDTYGLIADLEAHSARGMSWAEIDEHARDYLLSLLALGFDPEEGELYRQSENHDLQDLAFELGSEVNFSEMAAIYGFEGETSVSHMQSVVTQMADILYPQLEEPKPTVIPVGPDQDPHVRLARDLAARTRYFGVTEAYASFEADPGERAVLARAYEERGEFAEEPDRPRCVEAADWIAEYDTLADLHDPATIDSTVEKLRAAGKEPLRPRVRFLDRNATEAAFEALIEAVEGEKRVYEAHIDTFELSQGEADELAREVELDHGGYGFRAPSSLYHRFMTGLTGGKMSSSIPASHISLLDDPETGYEKVNSATTGGRETAEKQRELGGKADECPVYELYAYLLAGDDDEFAKEVYDECVGGERLCGGCKEQAAVLMEEFLEEHQEKREEARELLAELDIELDPERV, from the coding sequence ATGAGCGAGGAACCACCACACGAGGCCGAGGACGTACAGCCCGACGGGGGAGCCGCCACCGACGACGTCGCCCTCGACCCGTGGGGTTCCTCGGCGGTCGACGACTACCGGAACCTGTTCGAGCAGTTCGGCATCGAGGAGTTCGACGGGATCTTCCCCGACGTCGCCGACCCCCATTACCTGATGCGCCGGGGCGTGATCTTCGGCCATCGCGACTACGGCCCGGTGGCCCGCGCGATGCGCGAGGGCGAGCCCTTCGCCGCGCTCTCGGGGTTCATGCCGACGGGCGATCCCCACATCGGCCACAAGCTCGTCTTCGACGAGCTGATCTGGCACCAGGAGCAGGGCGGGGACACCTACGGGCTGATCGCCGACCTCGAGGCCCACTCCGCGCGGGGCATGTCGTGGGCGGAGATCGACGAACACGCCCGGGACTACCTCCTCAGCCTGCTCGCGCTCGGATTCGATCCCGAGGAGGGCGAGCTCTACCGCCAGTCGGAGAACCACGACCTGCAGGACCTCGCCTTCGAGCTGGGCAGCGAGGTCAACTTCTCGGAGATGGCGGCGATCTACGGCTTCGAGGGCGAGACGTCTGTCTCACATATGCAGTCGGTCGTCACCCAGATGGCCGACATCCTCTACCCGCAGCTCGAGGAGCCCAAGCCCACCGTGATCCCGGTAGGGCCCGACCAGGACCCCCACGTCCGGCTGGCGCGCGATCTGGCCGCTCGGACCCGCTATTTCGGCGTCACCGAGGCCTACGCGAGCTTCGAGGCCGACCCCGGCGAGCGGGCAGTGCTCGCGCGCGCCTACGAGGAGCGCGGGGAGTTCGCCGAGGAGCCCGACCGACCGCGCTGTGTCGAGGCCGCCGACTGGATCGCCGAGTACGACACGCTCGCGGACCTCCACGACCCCGCGACGATCGACTCGACGGTCGAGAAGCTGCGGGCGGCGGGCAAGGAGCCGCTCCGCCCGCGGGTACGGTTCCTCGATCGGAACGCGACCGAGGCGGCGTTCGAGGCGCTCATAGAGGCCGTCGAGGGCGAGAAGCGCGTCTACGAGGCCCACATCGACACGTTCGAGCTCTCCCAAGGGGAGGCCGACGAGCTCGCCCGCGAGGTCGAACTCGACCACGGCGGCTACGGCTTCCGTGCGCCCTCCTCGCTCTACCATCGGTTCATGACCGGCCTCACCGGAGGGAAGATGTCCTCGTCGATCCCGGCGAGCCACATCAGCCTGCTCGACGACCCCGAGACGGGCTACGAGAAGGTCAACTCCGCGACCACGGGCGGGCGCGAGACCGCCGAGAAGCAGCGCGAGCTCGGCGGGAAGGCCGACGAGTGTCCCGTCTACGAGCTGTACGCCTACCTCCTGGCCGGCGACGACGACGAGTTCGCGAAGGAGGTCTACGACGAGTGCGTCGGCGGCGAACGCCTCTGTGGGGGCTGTAAGGAGCAGGCGGCAGTACTGATGGAAGAGTTCCTCGAGGAACACCAGGAGAAACGCGAGGAGGCGAGGGAGCTGCTCGCGGAGCTCGACATCGAGCTTGATCCCGAGCGCGTCTGA